Proteins encoded together in one Streptomyces umbrinus window:
- a CDS encoding PucR family transcriptional regulator: protein MRLRALLDTDALGLRLLGGEDELDRTVRGVMTTDLRDPSRYLSGGELVLTGLAWRRDATDSEPFVRILASAGVTALAAGEAELGPIPEDLVAACARHRLPLFAVNESVAFATITEHVVRQVSGERAGDLAAVVDRHRRMMTSGPAGGGPDVVLDLLGSDLDLRAWVLSPAGRLIAGSPGAEPGLPSAVCAALAGEHLAAVRTGRRGPYRVAVGGTTYSLFPIRSSARGTGTAGASGAPGSRDVRETVLSDWLLAVEADAGDWPAERLDLLEGVTQLISVERDRRDAARTVRRRLAQEVLELVQTGAAPGEIAARLRVAAPVLLPGLGAAPHWQVVVARVEWDGGEIEGGAVAQALLEEILVDPLSAGPEPSDRIAVAHTGEEAIALVPLPAVSSEHDGSEAGLHADTLLAAVRDPLSAGLDDDGRLTLGVSASVHSAEGLRGALEEARHARRVAAARAGRVCAAGHQELASHVLLLPFVPDDVRRAFTARLLDPLRDYDRRHRAELIPTLEAFLDCDGSWTRCAARLHLHVNTLRYRVGRIEQLTSRDLSRLEDKLDFFLALRMS from the coding sequence ATGCGGCTGCGCGCACTGCTGGACACGGACGCGCTGGGCCTGCGGCTGCTCGGCGGCGAGGACGAGCTGGACCGCACGGTCCGTGGCGTGATGACCACGGACCTGCGGGACCCCAGCCGCTATCTCTCGGGCGGCGAGCTGGTGCTCACGGGGCTCGCCTGGCGCCGCGACGCCACCGATTCGGAGCCCTTCGTACGGATCCTCGCGAGCGCCGGGGTCACCGCCCTGGCCGCCGGTGAGGCCGAGCTCGGCCCCATCCCGGAGGACCTGGTGGCGGCCTGTGCGCGGCACCGGCTGCCGCTGTTCGCCGTCAACGAGTCGGTGGCCTTCGCGACGATCACCGAGCACGTCGTACGGCAGGTGTCGGGCGAGCGCGCCGGGGATCTGGCGGCCGTCGTGGACCGGCACCGCCGGATGATGACCTCGGGTCCCGCGGGCGGCGGCCCGGACGTGGTCCTGGACCTGCTCGGCTCCGACCTGGACCTGCGGGCCTGGGTGCTCTCCCCCGCCGGACGCCTCATCGCGGGCTCCCCCGGCGCCGAACCGGGGCTGCCCTCCGCGGTGTGCGCGGCACTGGCAGGCGAGCACCTGGCGGCGGTCCGCACCGGGCGGCGCGGGCCGTACCGGGTGGCGGTGGGCGGCACGACGTACTCGCTCTTCCCGATCCGCAGCAGCGCGCGTGGCACGGGCACGGCGGGTGCGTCGGGCGCACCGGGCTCGCGGGACGTCCGCGAGACGGTCCTGTCCGACTGGCTGCTCGCGGTCGAGGCCGATGCCGGGGACTGGCCGGCGGAGCGGCTCGACCTGCTGGAGGGCGTGACCCAGCTGATCTCCGTGGAGCGGGACCGGCGGGACGCGGCACGCACGGTACGGCGGCGGCTCGCGCAGGAGGTCCTCGAACTGGTGCAGACCGGTGCCGCGCCCGGCGAGATCGCGGCGCGGCTGCGGGTCGCGGCGCCCGTGCTGCTGCCGGGGCTCGGCGCGGCCCCGCACTGGCAGGTCGTGGTCGCCCGGGTCGAGTGGGACGGCGGGGAGATCGAGGGCGGTGCGGTGGCGCAGGCGCTCCTGGAGGAGATCCTCGTCGACCCGCTGTCGGCCGGTCCCGAACCGTCCGACCGGATCGCGGTCGCCCATACGGGTGAGGAGGCCATCGCGCTCGTACCGCTTCCGGCGGTTTCCTCGGAGCACGACGGCTCGGAGGCCGGGCTGCACGCGGACACCCTCCTGGCGGCCGTACGGGACCCGCTGTCGGCGGGCCTCGACGACGACGGGCGGCTCACGCTCGGCGTCAGCGCCTCCGTGCACTCGGCGGAGGGGCTGCGCGGCGCCCTGGAGGAGGCCCGGCACGCGCGCCGGGTCGCCGCGGCGCGGGCCGGCCGGGTGTGCGCGGCCGGGCACCAGGAGCTGGCGTCGCACGTCCTGCTCCTGCCCTTCGTGCCGGACGACGTGCGTCGCGCCTTCACGGCGCGGCTCCTCGATCCCCTCCGCGACTACGACCGGCGCCACCGTGCCGAGCTGATCCCGACCCTTGAGGCGTTCCTCGACTGCGACGGCTCCTGGACCCGGTGCGCCGCCCGTCTGCACCTGCACGTCAACACGCTGCGCTACCGGGTGGGACGCATCGAGCAGTTGACGAGTCGCGATCTTTCCCGCCTGGAGGACAAGCTCGACTTCTTCCTGGCGTTGCGCATGAGCTGA
- a CDS encoding (2Fe-2S)-binding protein: MSAPAPAETSPGAEVRLVGSALTAAYTRMTEVLPALGVTELAPHEPAPTGDRWISVAGLAEGGADLDAFLAWDDDQVLTDHGRRGRPDVIAGFGLHRYAWPACLLITVPWFLLRRVPRFPVQHVTFQRMPGSIAVRVGEFACLPDDPAAALPGARVVPDEEALRAAVRAAVAEHLEPVLDGFGPRTRRRGRALWGMATDEVVESLWYVAGLLGEQGRAREELERLFPGTTRPYVGTAGFREVTGSNGECLSTRDRASCCFHYTLDAEDTCANCPRNSDAVRVAKLTAEAAAAG, translated from the coding sequence ATGTCCGCTCCCGCCCCGGCCGAGACCTCGCCCGGCGCAGAAGTACGCCTGGTCGGCTCGGCCCTCACAGCGGCGTACACGCGGATGACCGAGGTGCTCCCGGCCCTGGGCGTCACGGAACTCGCACCGCACGAACCGGCCCCGACGGGCGACCGGTGGATCTCCGTCGCCGGACTCGCGGAGGGCGGGGCCGACCTGGACGCGTTCCTCGCGTGGGACGACGACCAGGTACTCACGGACCACGGACGGCGAGGCCGTCCGGACGTGATCGCCGGCTTCGGCCTGCACCGTTACGCCTGGCCGGCCTGTCTGCTGATCACGGTGCCGTGGTTCCTGCTGCGCCGGGTGCCCCGCTTTCCCGTGCAGCACGTCACGTTCCAGCGCATGCCCGGCAGCATCGCCGTACGCGTCGGTGAGTTCGCCTGTCTGCCGGACGACCCGGCGGCCGCACTGCCCGGCGCCCGCGTCGTCCCCGACGAGGAGGCCCTGCGCGCGGCGGTCCGGGCCGCCGTGGCCGAGCACCTGGAACCGGTCCTCGACGGATTCGGCCCCCGGACGCGACGCCGGGGCCGTGCCCTGTGGGGCATGGCGACGGACGAGGTCGTCGAGAGCCTCTGGTACGTCGCCGGGCTCCTGGGCGAGCAGGGGCGCGCGAGGGAGGAGCTGGAGCGGCTGTTCCCCGGCACGACCCGGCCGTACGTCGGCACGGCCGGCTTCCGCGAGGTGACCGGCTCGAACGGCGAGTGCCTGTCCACCCGTGACCGGGCGAGCTGCTGCTTCCACTACACCCTCGACGCCGAGGACACCTGCGCCAACTGCCCGCGCAACTCCGACGCGGTCCGTGTCGCGAAGCTGACGGCGGAGGCCGCCGCGGCGGGCTGA
- a CDS encoding GntR family transcriptional regulator, whose amino-acid sequence MTREGLPASADAPGTGARRPSTAASGRPATPETLGDPWHHGTSGPPAAPGGFGGPGSHGTPGGLGAPSAPAAPGGPGARAGSGLRDGSGARDGSAVRDGSGARSGSGSRGVPAARTSSASRSPSPSASPRPAIQRASVRGQILDALRAALVAGELAPGEVYSAPALGESFGVSATPVREAMQQLATEGAVEVVPNRGFRVVERGARELAELAEIRGLIEAPVMLRLARTLPADDWEDLRPLAEETARAAAVGCRATYAEADRAFHRAILDLAGNEQLVRIADELHRRAQWPLGGSPTARARLELMADAAQHLALLDALSAQDLSAVEALLREHFVSM is encoded by the coding sequence GTGACGCGCGAGGGGCTCCCGGCCTCGGCGGACGCGCCCGGAACCGGTGCACGCCGGCCTTCGACGGCCGCTTCCGGCCGCCCGGCCACACCGGAGACTCTCGGAGACCCGTGGCACCACGGGACCTCCGGACCCCCCGCCGCGCCTGGTGGCTTCGGGGGACCTGGAAGCCACGGCACACCCGGAGGACTCGGAGCCCCGAGCGCACCGGCGGCGCCCGGCGGCCCCGGCGCACGTGCTGGATCCGGCCTACGCGATGGATCCGGCGCACGTGATGGATCCGCCGTACGCGATGGATCCGGCGCACGCAGTGGATCCGGCTCGCGAGGCGTCCCCGCCGCCCGTACGTCTTCCGCTTCCCGTTCCCCCTCCCCGTCCGCGTCCCCCCGTCCCGCGATTCAGCGAGCCTCCGTCCGCGGCCAGATCCTCGACGCTCTGCGGGCCGCCCTCGTGGCCGGCGAACTCGCCCCCGGAGAGGTCTACTCGGCCCCCGCGCTCGGCGAAAGCTTCGGTGTCTCGGCGACGCCCGTGCGCGAGGCCATGCAGCAGCTCGCCACCGAGGGCGCCGTGGAGGTCGTACCGAACCGGGGCTTCCGCGTCGTCGAGCGCGGCGCCCGCGAGCTGGCCGAACTCGCCGAGATCCGCGGGCTGATAGAGGCGCCCGTGATGCTGCGCCTGGCCCGCACCCTGCCGGCCGACGACTGGGAGGACCTGCGCCCGCTCGCGGAGGAGACGGCCCGGGCGGCGGCCGTCGGCTGCCGGGCGACGTACGCCGAGGCCGACCGCGCCTTCCACCGGGCGATCCTCGACCTCGCGGGCAACGAGCAGCTCGTACGTATCGCGGACGAACTTCACCGGCGGGCGCAGTGGCCCCTCGGCGGCAGCCCCACCGCTCGCGCCCGCCTCGAGCTGATGGCGGACGCGGCGCAGCACCTTGCCCTTCTGGACGCCCTGTCCGCGCAGGACCTGTCGGCGGTCGAGGCGCTGCTGCGGGAGCACTTCGTGAGCATGTGA